The following is a genomic window from Episyrphus balteatus chromosome 1, idEpiBalt1.1, whole genome shotgun sequence.
TACGATAATTGGCTGCATttgaattggatttattttgcTTAATTTAATCAGTAGTTAATCTTTGTAATTAGATTTTCTCTTTTCCGGAGTGATTTTATGGAGCTCTGGGTGGCGTCTGAGGTATCTTTACGATTCGTAaaagaattttgtatggaacaCTTGCATAGCAAAATATATAATGGAATGAACTTGCATTTAAATGGTGATATTTAGACCTTTTCAAAtccgttattaaaaatgaaattggttCATTTTAAGCCGATATATGTATTACAGAAAtggtgaaaaaaacattcattgcAAGGAATAGATTTAACTTTACTTTTTCGTTCAGCTAAAAAACTTCTATTATTTGTTTCCCAAACGTATTCTATCATCATCCTGGAATCCCAATTCTGAGCCCAGGAAACAAGTTCTTTGACCGAAACTATTCGGTCCAACAAAAAGGCCTTTGCAAGCTAGCTTTTGTAGCTGCACGCTTAAATGTTCCTCCAGCACCGTCGCATGTCCCTTTCCCATGAGATGTAGCGAAAAAGTTCCATACAGCAGGGACGCCAAAATCTTTTTCATGCAGACataaatttcgaaaattatatCTGTTTTTATATTGACTGGCTGCTCCATCGCTCATATAATGTACctactatgaattttttttttgagagagagCACTCGCATTCATAAACCGTCCATCAGGTCtgtaaatgctaatttgttgggAAAGCTATTGGTACTTAATACTTCTtacggcaaaaaataataatcttacATTCGTATTTATATAAGACAGCTATAAGCCAAATTTCAAGAGATGCCTAAACTAAGACAACATTTCTGAAAACGACCGTTAATGAATAAAGACTTTAAGGGGTGGTCTTGCCCTCATTTCCCCTACACGTAGAAATTTAGTTCTCACAAAGCTTATCAGCCGAACGGTCAGCCGTtaaaatcaaatatattttccaaaataatttaaacaactGAAGCTGAAGTAACTATTAAACTTCTAAACCTAGGCTTTAAAAACAATTGTAATCTGATCAAGGTTCAACGAGTTATACGAAACGCAACCGCCTTTATTAGGGTGGCTGAACTCATTAAGCAGACGTCCGAGAAACCCGAAagcaaaaatgaataaaaatatacgtgtttttaatacaaattcaaaGTTCCGGACTCAATACGCGTCCGCAGGAAAATCCCAGATCAACCTACCCACACTATGTAAAATATTGGAACGAATTCTTTTTAGCGAAGTTGACTTGCTTGGCTGACGTCTTGAGCGAAAAGAAAGTTATCGGGAGGATATTGAATTCACATATGGTGATTCGTTATGGAATAATCTGAAATGGAACGAAAACGCAAATGTGCAGCCTTTTGTACGTGGCAActtgaaaaaatgtattatcGACTTAACCTTATTCTGGTAACAGAATGCTGATTGCGTAAGTAAGCGACAATAACTTTTGCTTTTAACTTAGAGAAAACAAGATTTGtaggtttttgaacagtttcgTGAATTTTGATTCATGTCAAGGATTTATTTTAGAAGATTCGTATGAATGTTTTTATTAGCGTCAAATGTTTGAGGATCGTTTCCTAcaggatttgaaaaaaagtgagaTTTATCATTGGTGATAACTAATTAAACCAACAATAAAAGTTATAGATTTTGAGACACCCAAGTGCACTTGAAACCGCTGTGTGACATAGCTTCTGTGtgattagtaattttttttattcaatacaaatattgtttaagttacatggaaatacatattttttattcaagttttttaaactaCATTAAACTGCCTCGTTAAGGTAtgatattataattattaatatattgatataaattattaacaaaaaaagcttaaattaaaatatttcactGTAGTTTCTCGCAATCACTACTTAAAAGCAATGcgattttttctgtaatttgACCAACATCATTTTTAACTGCATGTTCTTTTAAAGGTTCGATGGACTTGTTTTCTTTGTTACTTCCTAAAACTAATTCAGCTTGTTCTTTGATTTCCTTCCATGCAAAATCGACATCTTTTTCCTCTGCATTATAGCCACAAACGACAAAacgcaaaaaatgtgtatcTTTGTATTTGGCTTGAATCAAATAAACCTTTTTACGGTCCATCAAACGATCAAGTAGACTCGTTGTTAAACTATTGTCTCCACGTAATCGGAAACATACCAATCCAAGAGCACGCTTGGCAACAATCTCAAAACGCTTATCATTCAAGACGAACTTTTCGAACTGCTCAGCAAGTGCAATGTGCTTGCGAACATGAGCCCTCAATCCTTCGGCTCCGATTGATCGGAAAGTAATCCAAACTTTTAGAGCTCTGAAGCGTCTTCCGAGTGAAATCTGCCAATGTCTGTAGTCTGGAACTTGAGATTTTCCTTCGTATTTATGCTTCAAGTAAATCCGATCCACGTTGAAGCTATCACTAACTTGATTAGCGTCACGAAGCCACATTGCACAACAATCGAAATTAACCAAAAGAAACTTATGGAGATTAAAGTTCAATGAATCTACCAACTCTAAGCCTCGAAGAAGCTCATTATATTCGGGAAGAGCGAATGCAGCTCCAGCATAAGCAGCGTCTACGTGCAGCCAAATATTTTCCTCTTTGCAAACTTGTCCTAAGCCCTGAACATCATCGTAGGCACATGTTCCAGTTGTTCCCACTGTTGCAATACAAATGATGGGGAACAAGCCTTTGGCTTTATCTTCTTCAACAGCTTGACGGAGAGCCTCTCCATGAAGAACCAAATCATCACCAGCTGGTAGAAGACGATATGGAACAGCTGATAGAACACAAGCTTTCTCAATACAGCTGTTACTTTGATCTCCTGAATAAGCCATCAAGCGACCACGAATTTCGCTCTCGGACAAATCTGGATGTTCTGTTTGAATTCGCTTAACTGCTTGTTCTCGAGCAGCTAACACTGCAACTAAAACTGATTCACTagcggaaccttgaataacacCACCGCCAGGTCCTTCGGATGAGTGCAGAAATTCACTAGGGAGATTGAGGAATTTTGCAAGCCAATCCATTACGACAACTTCTAGTTCGGTGCATGCTGGACTACAAATCTGAAATTATAAAGATTTATAGTTTAcattcaattttctaaaattataatttatgttCTTCTAATCTACATATGATATCAAATCAACTACTAAAAATTGCTTTCCTTGTGTAACTAAGAAGGCAAATTATAATCCTTAAACCACAGGAAAAAAACCCTATGTAAAATAAAGgggaaaaattcatgtttttaaaataacgcgATTTCAACATTCAACCGTATACTTTTTTCAATTGGATTTGAAATGATTTTAatgacaaacattttaaaacaaaatataaaaaaaattaagattttgtttttttttatattcaggtTAAAGAATCTAATTTTTCCGTTCTCTCGAAAAAAACACGCATTCAATTTtgatataggggaagtgggggcaagaccgcctatggaggcaagacggttttcgtactatgttgtatgaaaaaaaagtaaaattggcaacacttgcaatataaaataggtgccctTTGTTATGATCGTTtacgtctgtaagttttagcaatttcggTTAAGACTCCGAAGAGTTACcgtaaattttgtaatttttcatcaaattgttatcgtttATGTGAAAAGCCAGttgtatttttgacactgaaataattaaaaattttaacttttcctttttttataatagaaagtgaatattaaaacgtattttctgcgaaagaaggagtcctaaagataaatacaaaaaaaaaaaaaataatacagaacatcaaatatgatatgactggggcaagcgaaattggaagctctggtagcttaaacaaagtgaaaaaagaagttcaccgttaaatcttccaaaaagctaagcaacaggcgccaaacaatactgtaattgctgattctgatgaaaaggactTTGCAGATTGTATTTGTACCTACTATCTGCAACTGTTTTCTTGATCCAATTCAAAGTATTGTTGAATTgagtgcaaaatgtgtactaattggtaccaaaaagcttgtgctggagtgagaactaatgaaaatatagcataattgtGTTATGATTGCAAATAGaatgcatttaaaacaaaagaaacggtttttctaccaacaaaatttgatagggcggtcttacccccatgtgggggcaagacggttttttaattaatgttttttcaaaacgtattatcttttgttcagtattttttattttctttataataatgagagtttctgcaaaaaacattaaacttaatgaataaaaactttattctatttaaaagatgttttttattggtttttaagacagccAAAAACTAAGTGggccgtcttgcccccacttcccctacatacTCTTGGTTCTTGGTTCATGGTTATTATACCAAGTGCAGCAATTTTACCGAATTCAACAGGTATACGGATTGGAGAAAGGATGATTCAtatatctccaatataaataatgaactaaaaaaactaaattaatctGATAACAACCCTATGGAATTGTTTAGCCACATCAAAAAATTCAaccttttaaattgaaaaacattaTATGACTCAAACTTCAAGTAAATCCGTTTACATCAGGGGCATACAAGCATTTGGGGCAGTCGAGGCAGTGCTCCGGGGTCCCCCAACGGATGCCAGGGCCCAACTCGAAATTATGTGTCAAAGAAACCTGtttctataaataaattataactgAACAACCAGATCTCAGAAAAACTCTTGAATTTcatttatgaatagagcttaagaGATCATTCATTTGATATCTCCCGataaatttggaggaaattaaaaaaaaaaacatttttttggcatGCGTGTACACACcccttttattttttcgaaaaaaaaaattcacgaatggggtcgcacgtacttgctcttatggtaaaagtaattcttatgttaaagctttttactgaacaaaattagaaaaaaattaaaatttgatatttttgaacaGTTTCCTAATATAAGCAGGTAAAATAAAacctgtttttataattaattaaataccacTTTAAATGACCTTTTACATttaaccaagtatgccatttgatttcttgcataaaaaggaatttttagaaaaaaaaaatttaaaaatcattagtagctcagggaaattagtcaaaatatgggcatgaaatcgcatttttcgcgggacaaaatttttttcatggaatgtgttcggggggttgtccttatcataaaagtcaatttgttgggataattggaggttgggaacagccgccatcttggaaaagagattggtatcgtttttattgaataactccattgttattcattttaacaaaaactgacaaaggtaagacttattaacaataaaattatctaaaaaatcatatacaaaacaattccgtgagttgattaaataaaattttatagttcgtcaaagtgcgtgtttgtatcgcaaggttgggtcaaaatgacatttgttcatatatctgacgaacttttgatttgtttggataattcttcagaaatgaattatagtatttataattatctataaaatgagaccacaatcgttattgtgaccatcatattgtagaagtaatctaactccgaaactctccatgtactagtcaaaagtgagaaaaaagctggttttttgctagtaggccgagcaaattgtgggagtagaggtacaaccaaaatataagtacacagttttgcagccatacgcgtcttaatatcgatttcaaatgtctgacaactctaattttgtgctttatacggctttcggggggttaaataacttaagttttccacttaatgtaaatgggctaaatttatactttttgaaattataaatatacaagctggtgctttattatttttcctaaatctagacaccccaatcttgaggatgtgaccaatagaactcaagatataagccgttgatgcgattatgttttagaggcttttttgtttagattttgtttatttatttgaattgaaaagcgtgATACGGTTAGTTAAAAatgcttatatcgtgagttctattaacccgatcgcagagattgaggtgtccagatttaggaaaagtgatagagcatcagcttttatatttataattggaaatagtataaatttagcccattcacattaagtggaaatcttaagttatttaaccccccgaaagccgtataaagcacaaaattagagttgtcagacatttgaaatcgatattaagacgcgtatggctgcaaaactgtgtacttatattttggttgtacctctactcccacaatttgctcggcctactagcaaaaaaccagcttttttctcacttttgactagtacatggagagtttcggagttagattacttctacaatatgatggtcacaataacgattgtggtctcattttatagataattataaatactataattcatttctgaagaattatccaaacaaatcaaaagttcgtcagatatatgaacaaatgtcattttgacccaaccttgcgatacaaacacgcactttgacgaactttaaaattttatttaatcaactcacggaattgttttgtatatcattgtttagataattttattgttaataagtcctacctttgtcattttctgttaaaatgaataacaatggagttattcaataaaaacgataccaatctcttttccaagatggcggctgttcccaacctccaattatcccaacaaattgacttttatgataaggacaaccccccgaacacattccatgaaaaaaattttgtcccgcgaaaaatgcgatttaatttactaatttccctgggctatagagccgttttcaaaaaacaataattttttatatagatatcaaaattttctaacatttaaaaaaaaaaaggttggtatgccatttttaagaaaatataatacacataaaaaagaaagtttcgataaaattcactaacccttttacaaaaaatattttttaataatccaaaaatgtgttttttgaaaaatttttaaaatttttatatgatgaTTGTTTTAAAGTTTCTGTATATTTGGGTCGAAATCTGGgttcgaattacggcatactttcgttaacgtatggtcgcTTTATGTCCCtttctttttctactgattaaatggAGACATCAAGAGTCAAAACGTTCACGTATGATCGTCGTCGTGTGCCGTGATTTGACCCCTGTCGTTAACGACAaaatcataattaaaaaaaaccgttctatgacaggttagagcggtttttgaaaaaaattaacttctaTATTTCCTTTAGGTATATGACaggtatcgttttttttttttggtccttaaaatttcaagttcttctctagggaatcacccaaaactattaactaccaagtttgaagagtaTCGCGagtacgaatcctaaacttgccctgtagtacctatgtattccacaattaaaaaatgtggatttgtaatttttcacctaaatgcataggcctgttaattatggactttggtcaaaagatatcagCTTCGTAATCTAAAATTTATGATGTTTGGTCGGAAAaaatctcaggaaccagaccaccaagaaacttttagttttcacttatgaatagagcttaaaaagacctttattTTGACATCTTACTTGATTaagagttaaatattttttttttgcctcggCCAAAGTTTGTTCTTGGCCAAAGAAAGATTGCAAATATCTTTGGGTACCTCAAAACTTTCTGACAGGCTTTAGTTCTGATCCACAGTGATGATCAAATGCGAAGCTACTAGTGACTCCATAAGCGAAGAGTTTATGAGAATAATTTCTGGTTTCTCTTGTCATAAAAAAATGCTCCTTCAAAAAATTCAGCTTGTCACATTTTTGTGAGGTCAACCAAGATAAAATCTTACAGGGGGATAACTAGCGTGAAGCAGATACTTGGGAAAGGAATAAGATATTGGTAACTAGAAATGCTCCACCATCATGTACATAACAGTCTTTCGACTTTCgtcttgaatttataaataaaacttatataATTTCCAAAGCTCGCTACGCATACAAAGCATTTAGTTTgggattaaaaaatattttcacaaatcacaataaataatattatctCTTATAAAATAATACACCAGCATAATTAACcagtttttttaaggagaaagttaccaaaaaaaaaactacttcttcGCTTCACCAaaagtaaataaagaaaaaaaaaaattgacacccAAAAATAACACAGCCAAAGTAAATATAAAAAGAGTTGTTGTTACCTAGAAACAACAATATGGGATAATATTGACATACCCAACTAAAACCAATCACTCCGAACCCACTGGATAGCATTTCTCCCACAATTGATGGAAATGATGTTGCTGTTGGATAATAAGCGTGCATATTTGGAGATTGCCAATGTGTAAGTCCGGGCATTATAGTTGTATTGATGTCCGATAATATGTTCTGCCACTTTTCTGGAGCTTCTGGGATTTCTTTTGGGAGTAGGTCAAACAAATATCCAGGTGAAACTGATGGTAATACATcgctaaaaaagaaaaaaaaaggaaatccgTGAACATTGAAATGCGTTTTATTCTTTTCGGTGTTCTTACCGTTCACGAATAGTGTCCATGTAATCGGCAATGAAATCAATTGCTGCCTTGCCAAATTCACGAAACTCCTTTGAATCCATGTTTAATTCgtattttatctaaaaaaaacacacaaaatacaaaatttttattaaaaaacggaGAATTCAAAAGTTGGTCTTAAAATTTTAGGTCCAAATAAAGTAAAGTGAACATTATATCGAAAATGTTCTAAATGCAttcaaagttcaaaacaaacgtttttgaaatatttcttttatactTTTGAGTTATAAcatcttttaatgaaatttcgttcaaaattcttttattacTTGAAACTTTGCCGGTAAATAATATCTATAAATTTGGAGCTGAGACTCAAAGTTCGATAtgcttttaaacttaaaattaaaaaaatacagaaaacactCACATCGTTTGCTTGTTATCACTTTATTAAATGtatattttgtgttaaaatctctcataaaatttcaattttttatcaattatCTCTTATAaccatattttttgtatttattcaagttcaaaaaatcactttCATTTTCTCTCGTGATGCTGCTGCTGTCACTGACACTGACTCTTA
Proteins encoded in this region:
- the LOC129906046 gene encoding 3,4-dihydroxyphenylacetaldehyde synthase 2 is translated as MDSKEFREFGKAAIDFIADYMDTIRERDVLPSVSPGYLFDLLPKEIPEAPEKWQNILSDINTTIMPGLTHWQSPNMHAYYPTATSFPSIVGEMLSSGFGVIGFSWICSPACTELEVVVMDWLAKFLNLPSEFLHSSEGPGGGVIQGSASESVLVAVLAAREQAVKRIQTEHPDLSESEIRGRLMAYSGDQSNSCIEKACVLSAVPYRLLPAGDDLVLHGEALRQAVEEDKAKGLFPIICIATVGTTGTCAYDDVQGLGQVCKEENIWLHVDAAYAGAAFALPEYNELLRGLELVDSLNFNLHKFLLVNFDCCAMWLRDANQVSDSFNVDRIYLKHKYEGKSQVPDYRHWQISLGRRFRALKVWITFRSIGAEGLRAHVRKHIALAEQFEKFVLNDKRFEIVAKRALGLVCFRLRGDNSLTTSLLDRLMDRKKVYLIQAKYKDTHFLRFVVCGYNAEEKDVDFAWKEIKEQAELVLGSNKENKSIEPLKEHAVKNDVGQITEKIALLLSSDCEKLQ